From a region of the Triticum aestivum cultivar Chinese Spring chromosome 7D, IWGSC CS RefSeq v2.1, whole genome shotgun sequence genome:
- the LOC123170954 gene encoding RING-H2 finger protein ATL39-like, with the protein MGAPDTSWVFADLAVADSSRYSTRSRLLLTGLSFAIGILTLLLYLAVSYACRRRRRRGLCRRQRGAGAGAGAEDQEAGMSDAAIVYERADAEAAPMDCAVCLGQVEAGEKLRRLPKCAHLFHADCVHAWLRAHSTCPMCRAATTGTTPAATAAAEAPPPAVVAGTPPALERMN; encoded by the coding sequence ATGGGCGCGCCGGACACATCATGGGTGTTCGCGgacctcgccgtcgccgacagCTCCAGGTACAGCACCCGCTCGCGGCTGCTGCTCACGGGGCTCTCCTTCGCCATCGgcatcctcaccctcctcctctaCCTCGCTGTCTCCTATGCctgcagacgccgccgccgccgtggccttTGCCGCCGTCAGCGCGGCGCGGGCGCGGGTGCTGGTGCGGAGGACCAGGAGGCCGGCATGAGCGACGCGGCGATTGTCTACGAGCGGGCCGACGCGGAGGCGGCGCCCATGGACTGCGCGGTGTGCCTCGGGCAGGTGGAGGCCGGCGAGAAGCTGCGGCGGCTCCCCAAGTGCGCGCATCTGTTCCACGCGGACTGCGTCCACGCTTGGTTGCGCGCGCACTCCACCTGTCCCATGTGCCGCGCCGCCACCACTGGCACAACCCCGGCCGCGACAGCGGCGGCAGAGGCGCCGCCACCAGCCGTGGTTGCAGGCACGCCGCCTGCCTTGGAACGGATGAATTGA
- the LOC123170596 gene encoding tryptamine hydroxycinnamoyltransferase 1-like — protein MAVNMKITRKAVLKPSPESAWGGAKKVPITVFDRASTDGYIPTVFAWRAPAPTNGALKDGLLATVARFPHLAGRFAVDDYGRKCLHLNNAGVLVIEATAGADLATVLAHDASAHIAELYPKAKKEHADEPIFQVQLTRYTCGGLVIGMASHHQVADGQSMSGFSASWASAVRTNSSALPSPFLDRGATDNPRSPPLLSFNHRRIEFKGEHSSSRSYRVLPLDRINNLAVHFPGEFVAELKAGVGAPCTTFQCLLTHAWKKVTAARDLAPDDFTQVRVAVNCRGRAKPPVPMDFFGNMVLLAFPRMQVRDLLSASYPAVVGVIRDAIACVDDEYIQSFVDFGEAQHDVKLASTAATLGMAFCPDLEVDSWLGFGFHNLDFGGGPPCAFLPPDLPIDGVMILVPSCAAKGGAHLFVALDNEHVEAVKQICYCISRWQRPPKPASPRANMFDSALTGRTRRQEETRYTIRALLAVALVACGTQQRAVVLVAYWTQKRTVAGHGCAIKAAARAPDARNGEQRISRAGDGVGGGHVQRWATTIVGSQEPGAGDREGGIKIPFISGRWEDCCGGRGGVEFPFGSELNVFF, from the exons ATGGCAGTGAATATGAAGATCACACGGAAGGCAGTGCTGAAGCCTTCACCGGAGTCAGCATGGGGCGGCGCCAAGAAGGTTCCCATCACCGTCTTCGACCGTGCCTCCACGGATGGGTACATCCCGACGGTCTTCGCGTGGAGGGCGCCGGCACCTACCAACGGCGCGCTCAAGGACGGCCTCCTCGCCACCGTCGCAAGGTTCCCGCACCTCGCAGGGAGGTTCGCCGTCGATGActacggaaggaagtgcctccacCTCAACAACGCCGGGGTGCTCGTCATTGAGGCTACTGCCGGGGCGGACCTCGCAACAGTATTGGCGCACGACGCCTCCGCCCATATTGCCGAGCTATACCCAAAAGCGAAGAAG GAACATGCGGACGAGCCTATCTTCCAGGTGCAGCTGACGCGGTACACCTGCGGCGGGCTTGTGATCGGCATGGCCAGCCATCACCAGGTCGCCGATGGCCAGTCCATGAGCGGCTTCTCCGCCTCCTGGGCCAGCGCCGTCCGCACTAACTCCTCTGCCCTCCCGTCGCCGTTCCTCGACCGTGGGGCCACCGACAACCCCCGCAGCCCGCCATTGCTGTCGTTCAACCACAGACGCATCGAGTTCAAGGGCGAGCACAGCTCCAGCCGCTCCTACAGAGTGCTCCCCTTGGATAGGATCAATAACCTGGCAGTGCACTTCCCGGGCGAGTTCGTTGCCGAGCTCAAGGCCGGCGTGGGCGCGCCATGCACCACGTTCCAGTGCCTCCTTACGCACGCGTGGAAGAAGGTCACTGCAGCGCGTGACCTGGCCCCGGATGATTTCACGCAGGTGAGGGTCGCCGTAAACTGCCGAGGCCGGGCCAAGCCTCCGGTGCCCATGGACTTCTTCGGAAACATGGTCCTCTTGGCATTCCCGAGGATGCAGGTCCGCGATCTCCTATCCGCCAGCTACCCCGCCGTGGTTGGCGTCATCCGTGACGCCATTGCGTGCGTGGATGACGAGTACATCCAGTCGTTCGTGGACTTCGGGGAGGCGCAGCACGACGTTAAACTAGCATCCACGGCGGCAACGCTCGGCATGGCGTTCTGCCCTGACCTGGAGGTGGATAGCTGGCTCGGGTTTGGCTTTCACAACCTTGACTTCGGTGGTGGGCCGCCGTGCGCCTTCCTGCCGCCGGACCTTCCCATCGATGGAGTAATGATCTTGGTGCCGTCCTGCGCAGCCAAGGGTGGCGCCCATCTGTTCGTGGCTCTTGACAACGAGCACGTAGAAGCCGTCAAGCAGATTTGCTATTGCATATCAAGATGGCAACGGCCCCCGAAACCCGCATCCCCgcgg GCCAACAtgtttgactcggcccttacaggtcgGACCAGGCGGCAGGAGGAGACGCGCTACACGATCAGAGCGTTGCTAGCCGTTGCTCtcgtggcttgtgggacccagcagagagccgtTGTTCTCGTGGCTTATTGGACACAGAAGAGAACCGTTGCTGGCCACGGGTGTGCGATAAAAGCTGCGGCGCGCGCCCCCGACGCTCGCAACGGTGAGCAACGAATCAGCCGAGCGGGGGACGGGGTTGGAGGCGGACACGTGCAGAGGTGGGCGACGACCATTGTTGGTAGCCAGGAGCCGGGCGCGGGCGACCGAGAGGGCGGCATTAAGATCCCCTTCATCTCTGGGCGGTGGGAAGATTgttgtggagggcgcggcggcgttgagttccccttcggctccgagctcaACGTCTTCTTctag